The DNA window GAACTGACAAATGGCTGCCTTCGTGATGCAGACGAGATTGCAGCCATGCAGTTTCCGGTCTATTGCGCCGGTACCGTGCCTGTCAAAAGCGCTTTCGACATCGAGACAACAGCTTTGGACGTTCCGGTCGTGATTGGCGGGGTACAAATTATTCCAGGCGATCTGGTGGTTATGGATCGGACGGGGGTAATGGTAGTTCCTGCCGCGAAAATTGCTGAAGTCTATGAAATCGCTTCCCATATTACAGCCAGGGAAGACCTGGTTGCGGAATTATTAAGGGAGGGGAAATCGCTTGCACAAGCAAGGCAACAGGCTTCTGAGTAAGTGGTAATGGTACCGTTCTAAAAAACAGGGTTCCGCCGAATTCTAATTCAGCGAAACCCTGTTTTTGCGGCTTCTGACTTATTTTCACTGCTCTTTATTACTAATTCATCTTCTTATATTCTTTGACAAACTTATAATTTCCGCTGCCGATTTTCTCTCCATTTACGCTCAGAGCCAATTCCTCTGCCTCGTAGTTCTGGATAAAGGTATTGACAACAGCCGTTACCGTCTTATCATCCTTAGCGCCTGCCAGGGCTGATAAATCAAGTGTAATCACGCCGTCCTTATTGTCAAAGCTCTTTACTTTGATTCCTTCTTCGATTACTCCCAGTTCCGCCATCTTATCAACCAGCAGCTGGGCATCCAGTTCCTCACCGTCAATCGCATCGATATTCTGTTTCAGGCCTGTCTTATCATCATTTAAAGAATAAACGCAGACTGTTACAGTTGGATCTGCATCTACCACCATTTCCTGCTTCTCAAGGGCTCCGTCCACCGTGGATTCCTGTGTGGCTCCTGCGGGCGGATTCTGTCTCTTCTCGCTGCTCTGCTTGGTCGGGGTACAGGCAACAAGGGCTGCTGCTATAATCACTCCGGTTAATACTACCATAAATCTTTTCATATTTGCGTGATGCCTCCTCATATTCTACTCTTTCCAGCGGTCAAACCATTTTTTCAGCTTGGACAGTGCCGTTATTAAAGTTTCCAGCTCTTCTTTGGTAAGCTCACTGGTAACGCTGTCTATCATTTCCTTATGGAACTGGGCGTGGTGCTCGTAAGCTCCCCTGCCTTTTTCTGAAAGGGATATATACACGACTCTCCTGTCTTCCTGGCCGCGAGTTCTCTCCACATAGCCTTTCTTCACAAGACTGTTCATGGCAATCGTAAGGGTTCCCACCGTAACAGACAGCTCTCTGGCGATAGAGGACATGTTTTTTGGCGCCTCAATCCCGATCGCTTCGATTACATGCATATCGTTATTGGTGATATCCTTATATTCCGGTGTAATTATGGCCTTTTGTTCAATATCCATAATATCACGGAACAGCTTTACCAGTACTTCATTGAGCGTCTCGTAATGATCCACGGCAATCCCTTTCATTTCATAGTTTTCGCGTACTCATCCGCGTACTAACTGATTATACAATATTCTCCCTGTCAAGACAACCGTCAAAATTCTTACAAAAAATGGCATTTTTCCAGTATTTTCTTATGTTTTTATCCGACCGACGCCAGGAAAATACTGGCTGCGATGCCCGCCGCTGTGGCCAGCATTGCCCCGGCAAATGTCCATCTTGTCTTTGTTACCTTCGCCGTCATGAAGTAAACGCTCATTGTATAAAAGACGGTTTCCGTGCAGCTTTCCAGGATGGAAACCATCATCCCGACAAAGGAATCCGGCCCCGAGGTCTTAAAAATATCCAGCAGCAGCCCCGTGGCGGCCGAACTGGAAACGAGCCTGACCAGAATGACCGGAACGATCTGGGACGGTATATGTAAAAGTCCGGCCGGTTTTTCCAGCACGCCGGACAAAAAATCAAGAAAGCCGGAGGCCCTGAGCACTCCCACGGCCGTCATCAGGCCTATCAGGGTGGGGAGAATGTCTGCGACTGTTTTCATTCCCTGTTTTGCACCTTCTATAAAATCATCAAAAACCGGACGTTTTGAAAGAAAGGCAAAACCGGCAATATAAAAAATGATGATCGGAACCAGATATTCCGATAGATAAAGAATAAATTTCATTGGACGCTCCTGACGAAGCCGTTATCATTACTATTTTATTCGTATACCACTCCTTCCATTCTGATTACCCGTCATTTATCGGAATAATTATATATGGGAATTGTGACCATACTGTGAAATAAGGCCCATGCTGCTTGAACAGGTTAAAAAACCGATAAAACGGACCTCCGGTCCCGGTCCGGCCGGATTCCAAATGGTGTATCAAAAATATTGGATGTATTGTGAGCAATTTACAAACACGCTCTAGGGGGCTGGCAGAACGCAATTTTTATGATATGATAACAGCAGCATAAAAATTTGGTACAATTTGAGCTGAAAGTAGTCGAGACTCGAAACGATTACAGGTTAAATTACAGACAAGCGAAAGGAGACTATCATGAGTGTATTATTTTTAGAATATCCCCCCTGTTCCACCTGTCAGAAGGCAAAAAAATGGCTGGACGGCCACAGCCTCTCTTACGAGGCCCGTCATATCAAGGAGAATAATCCCTCGGCCGACGAACTGAAACAGTGGCACCAAAGAAGCGGCCTTCCGCTCAAGAAATTTTTCAATACCAGCGGGCTGCTTTATAAGAGCATGGAACTGAAGGATAAGCTGCCGTCTATGAGCGAGGAGGAACAGTATAACCTGCTGGCCACAGACGGGATGCTTGTAAAACGTCCTCTTATTATAGCAGAAGATTTTGTGCTGGTTGGTTTTAAAGAAGATGAGTGGGCAGAGAAGCTGAAGTGATATTACAGTTTGTCCATCCATTGTTATCGTGGATATATTGTTTAAGCGCCGGATTTTATGTTATCCGGCGCTTTGATGCTTCTTCTTTTTCTATTAGTCTGCCATCCTGCTTTTTTACCGCCCTGCTTCCTCTGCCGTCCCGCCTCCTCTATTGCCCTGCCTCCTCTGCCGTCCCGTCTCTCATTCCATCCGCCATCAGTGTATCATGATTTCCCGGAATAGAATATTGCTGCCAGTGTACCAGCATATATGTATTAAGCGTGCTCTCCGGCTTTCCTGTTTTTCCATTTACAGAATATTGCCGCTACAATCGTGCTGATTGTTGTAGCCACCAGTGCGGGCCCCACAATTGCCGTAGGGTTGATGCTGCCATATTGAGTCCTGTATGCAATCATGTTGATTGGGATCAGCTGCAGAGAAGATATGTTGATAATCAGGAATGTGCACATCTCATTATTGGCAACTCCCCTCGGAACTGATTTTTTTCCCTCCCGTCTTCTGTCTTCCTCCAGGTTTTCCAGTTCTTCCATCGCCTGCAGTCCGGCCGGCGTCGCAGCCCAGCCAAGTCCCAGCATGTTGGCAATCATATTGGCGGAAATGGATTCCAGGGAAGGATGCCCCTTGGGGATCTTCGGGAAGAGAAACCTCAGAATGGGGGTCATTTTCTTTGATAACTGCTCAATCAGCCCGGCCCGCCTGCCAACCTCCAGAATTCCGGTCCAGAATGACATGACGCCGAGCATGGTAATGCAGAGGGTCACAGCCTCCCTGGCCGAATCCAGAGCGCCGGCAGTCACGAGAGCCAGATTGCCGTGCAGAGCCGCCCATATAATTCCAACAAGCATCATAAATGCCCACAGATAATTCAGCATGAAATATACTCCCTGATACAGTCGATTGTTATTAATGTATGTGCCACAGCAGACAGATATTCCGTACGAAAAAGGCCGCGGGGCAATAGACATTTCTCCGGCTCTGTGTTACTATAAAACAACCAATCAGAATAAATCTGAACATTCTTAAATTCCTGCAGTCTCTGCAAATCATTTCTTAATCTCAAAACAACTTCATATGGGAGGGATTCTTATGGAAAATTCTAAAAATCATATCACTGACTCCGATAGTCGCATCACCCGCTCCGGATATCAGATTATTGGCCCCGAAAGCCGCGCAAACACTGGGAACCGTCTTACAAACCCTGAAAATCACCCTACGGACACTGAAAGCCGCCTTACAAACAGAGAAGTAAAATCCAGCGCATTTACAGCATTTTTCAGCGACCCCGAAAACGCGGCCAGGCTTTATTCGGCCCTGGACGGAGCCGATATGGTACGTCCGGAAGATATTACATTTACCACTCTCAGCGGGGTACTTTTTATGGCCAGAAAAAATGACATGGCGTTTACAGTGAAAAACAAAGTATTAGTAATCAGTGAACACCAGTCCACAGTCAATGCGAATATGCCGCTTCGGGACGCTATTTATTATGGCCGGACGATGGAAAAGCTCATTGAGCCCAGGGCACTTTACCGGACAGGCCAGATTCCGGTTCCCACTCCCGAATTCTTTGTATTCTATAACGGAAGCAAAGATTTCCCCGGTGAAAAAATCCTTAAACTTTCCGACGCCTATCTTGAAAAAGCCGATCCGCCTATGTTAGAATTAATTGTAAAGGTAATCAATATCAATCTGCCGGTCAACCACCCAATTCTGGAGCGGTGCAGACCGCTTTATGAATATTCCTTTTTTATACAAACTATAAGGGATTACATAAATAAGGGAAAAAACCGCGATGAGGCCATTATTCAGGCTATGGCAGACTGCGAGCGTGTAGGTATTATGGCTGGTTTTCTGAAGGAGCATGGAACGGAGGCGGTAAATATGCTGTTTACGGAATTCAATATGGAAGATGCGCTGGATGTGAGGTTTGAGGAAGGGCAAAAGGAAGGTCTTAAAGAGGGGCAACTTCAGGGTAAAAAGTTAATGCTTGATCTGGTAAACGCCATGATTGCCGATCACCGTACGGCAGAATTGGCAAAACTGCAGAATGAGCCTGACTTTCTCGCTGAAATGATGGAATACTATCATCTGTAATAAAACCACCAGAAAACAGGATGCCATACGCATAACCATACCGGCATCAAAAAAGAGAAGCAGGCGGAGGTCGCTCTTCCATCCCTGTTTCTCTCTTTGTCTTTGCCGTCTGAAAATTTTATTGCTTCACTACATTCTCCCGCCATTTTCCCGACAGATAGAACCAGATAATCAGTATCAGACTCCCAAAAGAAGCTATCGGGGCTCCCAGCCCCACTCCGGTTAAGCCCATTCCAAAGACCATGCCGAATAAGACGGAAGCCGGAACTCTCAGGGCCAATGCGGACATTACGGAGTTGATCAGCGAGAATGTCGTATGGCCGGATGCAATAAACAGGCCGTTTATCGAAAAGCAGAGGGGTACAAACAAATAGTCAAAGCTGAATGTCCTGAAATACTGGATCCCACTCTGTATCATGTCCGGATTACTGTCAAACAGTTCCAGAATCTGTCTTGGGAACAACTGCACCAGGATAAAAATCAGATAGCTGCACCCTACCGCTATCAGCGTGCCCGCCTTGCAGGTTTTTCCGGCACGTTCCCATTGCCCAGCCCCGATGTTCTGTGCACACATTGTGGCAATGGAGCTGCCCATTGCAATGGCCGGCATGATGGCAAACCCATTGACCTTTCCCACCACACCTACGGCCGCCGAAGCATTCACCCCGCCGATCGTATTGACAAGTGTTGTAATAATCAGGAAAGAGAAACTGGTAATTCCGTTTTGGATCGCCGCCGGAAGTCCAATTTTAATAATCAGTGAAAGCTTTTCTTTGTGAAACTTGAATGAAGACGGCTTAAAATCGAAAATGAAATCATTCCTCACCATGTAGATGATACAGAATATCATGCTGGCCGCCTGTGATATAACCGTCGCCACGGCGGCTCCAAACGCTCCCATGCCGAATACCGCCACCAGCAGAAGATCCAGAAATATGTTGGTTACGCA is part of the [Clostridium] symbiosum genome and encodes:
- a CDS encoding GerMN domain-containing protein, producing the protein MKRFMVVLTGVIIAAALVACTPTKQSSEKRQNPPAGATQESTVDGALEKQEMVVDADPTVTVCVYSLNDDKTGLKQNIDAIDGEELDAQLLVDKMAELGVIEEGIKVKSFDNKDGVITLDLSALAGAKDDKTVTAVVNTFIQNYEAEELALSVNGEKIGSGNYKFVKEYKKMN
- a CDS encoding MarR family transcriptional regulator; the encoded protein is MKGIAVDHYETLNEVLVKLFRDIMDIEQKAIITPEYKDITNNDMHVIEAIGIEAPKNMSSIARELSVTVGTLTIAMNSLVKKGYVERTRGQEDRRVVYISLSEKGRGAYEHHAQFHKEMIDSVTSELTKEELETLITALSKLKKWFDRWKE
- a CDS encoding spore maturation protein, whose protein sequence is MKFILYLSEYLVPIIIFYIAGFAFLSKRPVFDDFIEGAKQGMKTVADILPTLIGLMTAVGVLRASGFLDFLSGVLEKPAGLLHIPSQIVPVILVRLVSSSAATGLLLDIFKTSGPDSFVGMMVSILESCTETVFYTMSVYFMTAKVTKTRWTFAGAMLATAAGIAASIFLASVG
- a CDS encoding arsenate reductase family protein, with the translated sequence MSVLFLEYPPCSTCQKAKKWLDGHSLSYEARHIKENNPSADELKQWHQRSGLPLKKFFNTSGLLYKSMELKDKLPSMSEEEQYNLLATDGMLVKRPLIIAEDFVLVGFKEDEWAEKLK
- a CDS encoding nucleoside recognition protein; this translates as MLNYLWAFMMLVGIIWAALHGNLALVTAGALDSAREAVTLCITMLGVMSFWTGILEVGRRAGLIEQLSKKMTPILRFLFPKIPKGHPSLESISANMIANMLGLGWAATPAGLQAMEELENLEEDRRREGKKSVPRGVANNEMCTFLIINISSLQLIPINMIAYRTQYGSINPTAIVGPALVATTISTIVAAIFCKWKNRKAGEHA
- a CDS encoding MATE family efflux transporter gives rise to the protein MGHFENDLSKGNVVKQLIMFAIPFLISSIVQSLYNVADMLIVGNFSGTASMSGVNIGGQVTFILTNIVVGLCSGGTVLVAQYLGAKKRDDMQDTVATLMSTLLAAAVVITIMMLFLKNQVLHAINTPAESFEEASRYLTVTVTGVIFIFGYNVLSAVMRGMGDSKRPFYFVLIACVTNIFLDLLLVAVFGMGAFGAAVATVISQAASMIFCIIYMVRNDFIFDFKPSSFKFHKEKLSLIIKIGLPAAIQNGITSFSFLIITTLVNTIGGVNASAAVGVVGKVNGFAIMPAIAMGSSIATMCAQNIGAGQWERAGKTCKAGTLIAVGCSYLIFILVQLFPRQILELFDSNPDMIQSGIQYFRTFSFDYLFVPLCFSINGLFIASGHTTFSLINSVMSALALRVPASVLFGMVFGMGLTGVGLGAPIASFGSLILIIWFYLSGKWRENVVKQ